A region of Faecalibacterium taiwanense DNA encodes the following proteins:
- the whiA gene encoding DNA-binding protein WhiA has protein sequence MSSFASRAREEIAQRSIQKDCCVRAAAYGIACFAKYFDAKGLVVQTEQQETVQAAQQLFARCGVQGEILHKQRPSGVLYEFNIRAPEQVARVHELFGTTGSETSLQIDPRLIRCQTCVSAYIGAAFLCSGTVIDPQKEYNLEFLTSRTNLARDFEALLAEHEFAPHRTRRNGVNLIYVKTGANVERLLSFMGAGNAAEEMHAQKAFKQVRNQTNRQTNCDTANLGKTARANAQTLKAIRFLEEQDALSTLPEVLQEAAAKRMQYPDLSLTALCGCFEPPVSKSGLSHRMKKLEALAENLRQNLEQEAKA, from the coding sequence ATGAGTAGTTTTGCATCCCGCGCGCGGGAGGAGATCGCGCAGCGCAGTATCCAGAAGGATTGCTGTGTGCGTGCGGCAGCTTATGGCATTGCGTGCTTTGCCAAATATTTTGATGCAAAGGGTCTGGTGGTGCAAACCGAGCAGCAGGAGACGGTGCAGGCTGCCCAGCAGCTGTTCGCACGCTGCGGCGTGCAGGGCGAGATCCTGCACAAGCAGCGGCCCAGCGGCGTGCTGTATGAATTCAACATCCGCGCACCGGAGCAGGTGGCCCGGGTGCACGAGCTGTTCGGCACCACGGGCAGCGAGACCAGCCTGCAGATCGATCCCCGCCTTATCCGCTGTCAGACCTGCGTCAGTGCGTACATTGGCGCAGCTTTTTTGTGCAGTGGAACGGTCATTGATCCGCAGAAAGAATATAATCTGGAATTTCTTACCTCCCGCACCAATCTGGCACGGGACTTTGAAGCGCTGCTGGCAGAGCATGAGTTTGCACCGCACCGCACCCGCCGCAACGGCGTGAACCTGATCTACGTCAAGACCGGGGCCAATGTGGAACGTCTGCTCAGCTTTATGGGCGCTGGAAACGCTGCAGAGGAAATGCATGCACAAAAAGCCTTCAAACAGGTGCGCAACCAGACCAACCGACAGACCAACTGTGATACGGCAAACCTTGGCAAAACGGCCCGTGCCAATGCGCAGACGCTGAAGGCCATCCGCTTTCTGGAAGAGCAGGATGCCCTTAGCACTCTGCCGGAGGTACTGCAGGAGGCCGCTGCCAAGCGGATGCAGTACCCGGATCTTTCGCTCACAGCGCTGTGCGGCTGCTTTGAGCCACCCGTGAGCAAATCCGGCCTGTCGCACCGGATGAAGAAGCTGGAGGCATTGGCCGAAAATCTGCGGCAGAATCTGGAACAGGAGGCAAAAGCATGA
- the rapZ gene encoding RNase adapter RapZ produces the protein MELLIVSGLSGAGKSVAMNALEDIGFFCIDNVPAGLLPSITAFSEAGDSQLERVALSMDVRGCRTSEEIERALDKLDEQGVDYKILFLDAPDDVLMRRYSETRRRHPISIAEGISTREAFAKERKILKPLQERADYVINTALLSTAQNKERICDLFAKNGGAKGAMRLTVMSFGFKFGIPPEADLVLDVRCLPNPFYVPELKHKTGLDQDVVDFVMSHPEAQELLKRYENFLQYALPLYVKEGKSQLTIAVGCTGGKHRSITFARKIAEYCTQLGYEPGVQHRDVKR, from the coding sequence ATGGAGCTGTTGATCGTCAGCGGACTTTCCGGTGCAGGCAAGTCGGTGGCTATGAATGCGCTGGAAGATATCGGTTTTTTCTGTATAGATAATGTTCCGGCCGGACTGCTGCCCAGCATCACTGCATTCTCGGAAGCAGGCGACAGCCAGCTGGAGCGGGTGGCTCTTTCCATGGATGTGCGCGGCTGCCGCACCAGCGAAGAGATCGAGCGTGCGCTCGACAAGCTGGATGAGCAGGGTGTGGATTATAAAATTCTATTTCTGGATGCCCCGGACGATGTACTCATGCGCCGCTACAGCGAGACCCGCCGCCGCCACCCCATCAGCATTGCCGAGGGCATTTCCACCCGGGAGGCCTTTGCAAAGGAACGCAAAATATTGAAGCCTTTGCAGGAGCGTGCAGATTACGTCATCAATACCGCCCTGCTTTCTACAGCACAAAACAAAGAACGCATCTGCGATCTTTTTGCAAAAAATGGCGGAGCCAAGGGCGCCATGCGCCTGACCGTGATGTCCTTTGGATTCAAATTCGGCATCCCGCCGGAGGCAGACCTTGTGCTGGATGTGCGCTGCCTGCCCAATCCCTTCTACGTGCCGGAACTCAAGCATAAGACCGGCCTTGATCAGGATGTGGTGGATTTTGTCATGAGCCACCCGGAAGCGCAGGAACTGCTCAAGCGGTATGAGAACTTTTTGCAGTATGCACTGCCGCTGTACGTCAAGGAGGGCAAAAGCCAGCTGACCATTGCGGTGGGATGTACCGGCGGCAAGCACCGTTCTATTACATTTGCGCGTAAGATCGCGGAGTATTGCACGCAACTCGGCTACGAGCCGGGCGTGCAGCACCGTGATGTCAAACGCTGA
- the murB gene encoding UDP-N-acetylmuramate dehydrogenase, translating into MERFKQKLQAAAIPFRENEPLAAHCTFKIGGPAQLFVMPENEQQLCSAVALCKEQAVRYYLLGNGSNILFADEGFSGVVIDVSALDAEIAVEDTVLTAGAGVRLAALCKAALKHGLSGLEFAYGIPGTVGGAVYMNAGAYGGEMKDVLTTVRYLAAEGEVREVPAAELDLRYRHSIFEENSGCILSAQFHLQPGNAADIRAKMDELMAKRVEKQPLDKPSAGSTFKRPAGAFAAALIDQCGLRGYRHGGAAVSDKHCGFVVNLGGATCADVLALCDEVRAIVKEKTGYDLEKEIRVVR; encoded by the coding sequence ATGGAACGATTCAAGCAGAAACTGCAGGCAGCGGCGATCCCGTTCAGGGAGAATGAACCGCTTGCGGCGCACTGTACCTTTAAAATCGGAGGCCCGGCACAGCTGTTTGTCATGCCGGAAAACGAGCAGCAGCTCTGCAGTGCAGTTGCGCTTTGCAAGGAGCAGGCTGTCCGCTATTACCTGCTGGGCAACGGCAGCAACATCCTGTTTGCGGACGAAGGCTTTTCCGGCGTGGTGATCGATGTTTCGGCACTGGACGCAGAGATCGCGGTGGAAGATACAGTCCTGACCGCAGGCGCAGGTGTCCGCCTTGCGGCACTGTGTAAGGCGGCACTGAAGCATGGCTTGTCCGGGCTGGAATTTGCCTACGGCATCCCCGGCACGGTGGGCGGCGCAGTGTATATGAATGCGGGTGCCTACGGCGGCGAGATGAAGGACGTGCTCACCACAGTGCGGTATCTGGCGGCAGAAGGCGAGGTCAGAGAAGTGCCTGCCGCAGAGCTGGATCTCCGCTATCGCCACAGCATTTTTGAAGAGAACAGCGGCTGCATCCTCTCGGCACAGTTCCATCTGCAGCCCGGAAACGCAGCGGACATCCGTGCAAAAATGGATGAATTGATGGCCAAGCGTGTGGAAAAGCAGCCGCTGGATAAGCCCAGCGCCGGCAGCACCTTCAAGCGCCCGGCGGGTGCTTTTGCGGCTGCGCTGATCGACCAGTGCGGCCTGCGCGGCTACCGCCACGGCGGCGCAGCCGTCAGCGATAAGCACTGCGGCTTTGTGGTAAACCTTGGCGGCGCTACCTGTGCTGATGTGCTGGCACTCTGTGACGAGGTGCGCGCCATCGTAAAGGAAAAGACGGGCTACGACCTTGAAAAAGAGATCCGGGTCGTCCGATAA
- the hprK gene encoding HPr(Ser) kinase/phosphatase → MGTFNVSLKTLTDRVSMEVVYTPKELDQICVEIAEVNRPGLFLAGYYDYFDKLRLQIMGLAEMNFLSGLSPEKRYEALDQLFRQQPPAVIVCRSEELTPFPEMQELAQKHGVALLRSNETTCTLMGSLISVLNLELAPRITRHGVLVEVYGEGILILGDSGIGKSELAIELVKRGHRLVADDAVELRKVSNRQIMGTAPENIRHFIELRGIGIINVARVYGVGAVKLSESLDLVVQLEAWDPTKNYQRTGLENEYYDILGVSIPSTSIPVSPGRNLAVVLETAAINNRQKKMGYNAARELLIRLGLDDKMD, encoded by the coding sequence ATGGGCACATTCAATGTCTCGCTCAAAACGCTGACCGACCGTGTCAGTATGGAAGTTGTCTATACGCCGAAGGAACTGGATCAGATCTGTGTGGAGATCGCCGAAGTGAACCGCCCGGGTCTGTTTCTGGCGGGCTATTATGATTATTTTGATAAGCTGCGTCTGCAGATCATGGGTCTGGCCGAGATGAACTTTCTGTCCGGCCTTTCACCGGAAAAACGCTACGAGGCGCTGGATCAGCTGTTCCGTCAGCAGCCGCCGGCTGTTATCGTCTGCCGCAGCGAAGAACTGACTCCTTTCCCGGAGATGCAGGAGCTGGCCCAGAAGCATGGTGTTGCACTGCTGCGCTCCAATGAGACCACCTGCACTCTGATGGGCAGCCTGATCAGTGTGCTGAATCTGGAACTGGCACCGCGTATCACCCGCCATGGTGTGCTGGTGGAAGTGTACGGCGAAGGCATCCTGATCCTGGGCGACAGCGGCATTGGCAAAAGCGAGCTTGCCATCGAGCTGGTCAAGCGCGGCCACCGCCTTGTGGCAGATGATGCGGTGGAGCTGCGCAAGGTGTCCAACCGCCAGATCATGGGTACTGCCCCGGAGAATATCCGCCACTTCATTGAGCTGCGCGGCATTGGCATCATCAATGTGGCCCGTGTGTACGGCGTGGGCGCGGTCAAACTGAGCGAAAGCCTTGACCTTGTGGTTCAGCTGGAAGCATGGGACCCCACTAAGAACTACCAGCGCACCGGTCTGGAAAACGAATACTACGACATTCTTGGCGTCAGCATTCCCAGCACCAGTATTCCGGTCTCACCGGGCCGCAATCTGGCTGTCGTGCTGGAAACTGCAGCCATCAACAACCGCCAGAAGAAGATGGGTTACAACGCAGCGCGTGAACTGCTGATCCGTCTGGGTCTGGACGATAAAATGGATTGA
- a CDS encoding Na/Pi cotransporter family protein, giving the protein MTIFNVFSLLGGLALFLFGMDIMGKALEKQAGGQLQKILSKLTDNPLKGFFLGLCVTAVIQSSSATTVMVVGFVNSGIMELHQAIGVIMGSNVGTTVTSWILSLSGLQGDSLLINLLKPTSFSPLLAFIGILLYMCKSEKKKGVGTILIGFAVLMTGMTTMSNAVLPLQNEAWFTSLFTRFSNPLLGVLVGALVTGIIQSSSASVGILQALSATGVITYGSAIPIIMGQNIGTCVTALISSVGANKNARRAAMVHLYFNIIGVTIFLVGFYGLNTVCHFVFVNTTIEAWGIAVVHSVFNIVATLVLLPFANLLEKLAILTIPDSPEKESFALLDDRLLNTPAVAVERARSATAEMAELARVGVMQAMSLTHEWNDTLAQKVREEETQVDRYEDALGTYLVKLSSRELNHADSQSVNTLLHTISDFERISDHSVNLMESAEEMHTKEIQFSQDARDELQVLEDAVQDILNRTTDAFRKGDLHLASKVEPLEAVVNELVRAIKAHHIARLQAGSCSIEYGFVLDDLLTNYERVCDHCSNVAVAQIEVAQDSFDTHAYLNELRHGNDTKESEEFHRRLDRYRERYLFPENQSAEDFDK; this is encoded by the coding sequence ATGACCATCTTCAATGTCTTTTCCCTGCTTGGAGGTCTTGCCCTGTTCCTGTTCGGCATGGACATCATGGGCAAAGCACTGGAAAAGCAGGCCGGCGGCCAGCTGCAGAAGATCCTGAGCAAGCTGACTGACAACCCCCTTAAAGGCTTTTTCCTTGGCCTGTGCGTCACCGCTGTGATCCAAAGTTCCAGCGCTACCACGGTCATGGTGGTCGGCTTTGTCAACAGCGGCATCATGGAGCTGCATCAGGCCATCGGCGTGATCATGGGCAGCAATGTGGGCACCACTGTCACCAGCTGGATCCTGAGCCTTTCCGGCCTGCAGGGCGACAGCCTCCTCATCAATCTGCTCAAACCCACTTCTTTCAGTCCTTTGCTTGCATTTATCGGCATTTTGCTGTATATGTGTAAGAGTGAGAAGAAAAAAGGCGTGGGTACCATCCTCATCGGCTTTGCCGTGCTGATGACTGGCATGACCACCATGTCTAACGCCGTCCTGCCCCTGCAGAACGAGGCATGGTTCACCAGCCTGTTCACCCGCTTTTCCAACCCCCTTCTGGGCGTTCTGGTGGGTGCCCTTGTTACCGGCATCATCCAGAGCTCCAGCGCCAGCGTGGGTATTCTGCAGGCGCTGAGCGCCACCGGCGTGATCACCTACGGCAGTGCCATTCCCATTATCATGGGTCAGAACATCGGCACCTGCGTTACCGCGTTGATCTCCTCTGTGGGTGCCAACAAGAATGCACGCCGTGCTGCCATGGTCCATCTGTACTTCAACATCATCGGTGTGACCATCTTCCTTGTCGGCTTTTACGGCCTGAATACGGTCTGCCACTTTGTTTTTGTGAACACCACCATCGAGGCATGGGGCATCGCTGTGGTGCACTCGGTGTTCAATATCGTGGCAACGCTGGTGCTGCTGCCCTTTGCAAACCTGCTGGAAAAACTGGCCATCCTCACCATTCCGGATTCGCCGGAAAAGGAAAGCTTTGCGCTGCTGGATGACCGCCTGCTGAACACCCCTGCCGTGGCCGTAGAACGTGCACGCTCTGCAACTGCTGAAATGGCAGAGCTTGCCCGTGTGGGCGTGATGCAGGCCATGAGCCTGACCCATGAGTGGAACGATACACTTGCGCAGAAGGTCCGCGAGGAAGAGACGCAGGTAGACCGTTACGAGGACGCTCTCGGCACCTATCTCGTCAAGCTTTCCAGCCGTGAGCTGAACCATGCCGACAGCCAGAGCGTAAATACCCTGCTGCACACCATCAGCGATTTTGAGCGCATCAGCGACCATTCCGTAAACCTGATGGAATCTGCCGAGGAGATGCACACCAAAGAAATCCAGTTCTCGCAGGATGCCCGCGACGAGCTGCAGGTGCTGGAGGATGCGGTGCAGGATATTCTGAACCGCACCACTGATGCTTTCCGCAAGGGTGATCTGCATCTTGCCAGCAAGGTGGAACCGCTGGAAGCCGTGGTCAACGAGCTGGTACGTGCCATCAAGGCCCACCACATTGCCCGCCTGCAGGCCGGCAGCTGCTCCATTGAATATGGCTTTGTGCTGGACGACCTGCTGACCAACTATGAGCGTGTGTGCGACCACTGCAGCAACGTAGCCGTTGCACAGATCGAGGTTGCACAGGACAGCTTTGATACCCACGCATACCTCAACGAGCTGCGTCACGGCAATGACACCAAGGAAAGTGAGGAATTCCATCGCCGTCTTGACCGTTACCGTGAACGCTATCTCTTCCCTGAAAATCAATCTGCGGAGGATTTTGACAAATGA
- a CDS encoding response regulator transcription factor, with protein sequence MIYIVEDDAAIRELEQYALQSSGYEVTSFESSEPFWQAMHAAEPELVILDVMLPGEDGFSILKKLRNTPSLRRLPIIMVTAKSSELDTVRGLDCGADDYISKPFGIMEFLSRVRAALRRSAPEARPNVLSFHEILLDNARHNVTVSGTPVELTYKEYSLLRLLLENTNLVVTRETILQVVWGTDISVESRTVDMHIRTLRKKLGDAGKYICTVRKVGYKLTDEEEAGEE encoded by the coding sequence ATGATCTATATTGTTGAAGACGATGCCGCCATCCGGGAGCTGGAACAGTATGCCCTGCAGTCCAGCGGATACGAAGTGACCAGCTTTGAAAGCTCTGAGCCGTTCTGGCAGGCCATGCACGCTGCAGAGCCGGAACTGGTGATCTTAGACGTGATGCTGCCCGGTGAGGACGGTTTTTCCATCCTGAAAAAGCTGCGCAACACCCCTTCCCTGCGCAGGCTGCCCATCATTATGGTCACGGCTAAGTCCAGCGAGCTGGACACCGTGCGCGGGCTGGACTGCGGTGCCGATGATTACATCTCAAAGCCTTTTGGCATCATGGAATTTTTGAGCCGGGTGCGCGCCGCCTTGCGCCGCTCGGCTCCGGAAGCACGTCCCAACGTACTCAGCTTTCACGAGATCCTGCTGGACAATGCCCGTCACAACGTGACTGTGAGCGGAACGCCGGTGGAGCTGACCTACAAGGAGTACAGTCTGCTGCGTTTGCTGCTGGAAAACACCAATCTGGTGGTGACACGCGAGACCATTCTGCAGGTGGTGTGGGGCACCGACATTTCGGTGGAGAGCCGCACTGTAGATATGCATATCCGCACCCTGCGCAAAAAGCTGGGGGATGCCGGCAAATACATCTGCACTGTGCGCAAGGTGGGTTACAAGCTGACCGATGAAGAGGAGGCCGGTGAAGAATGA
- a CDS encoding ATP-binding protein, producing MKLRSMEEKISYRLFLMGFLGLLFTAALCIFVFHKAFTAQAWTSLEREADLVSAGYDLVQDPQQLSSFVTNNLRITLISQDGSVLFESATDQPMENHLSRPEIRQAMTEGVGRDIRDSHTMGYETYYYAVLLPNGEILRMAQDAETVWSIYDSTLPAIVLSCVALMLAAAVLAALLTRALVSPVLSMTEDLDHIQDNVPYKELVPFAESIHSDRILRENNEKMRQEFTANVSHELKTPLTSISGYAELIETGIAKPEDVPGFAQKIHVEASRMIQLVNDILQLSSLDNASEAGSEPEMETVDLLTVAKDCVERQKLNARRAYISLNCLGESALVHGNRALLDELCQNLCDNAIRYNRPGGKVQITTACSRDGHCTLTVADNGIGIPKEAQSSVFERFYRVDKSRSKATGGTGLGLAIVKHIARIHNARIKLESQVDVGTTITVTFPTAN from the coding sequence ATGAAGCTGCGCAGCATGGAAGAAAAGATCAGCTACCGCCTGTTCCTGATGGGCTTCCTTGGTCTGCTGTTCACGGCGGCGCTTTGCATCTTTGTTTTTCACAAGGCATTCACGGCTCAGGCATGGACCAGCCTTGAGCGGGAAGCCGATCTGGTAAGCGCCGGTTATGATTTGGTGCAGGACCCGCAGCAGCTTTCGTCCTTTGTTACCAATAATCTGCGCATCACCCTGATCTCGCAGGACGGCAGCGTGCTGTTTGAATCTGCTACCGATCAGCCCATGGAGAACCATCTCTCCCGCCCGGAGATCCGTCAGGCCATGACCGAAGGTGTGGGCCGGGACATCCGCGATTCCCATACCATGGGCTACGAGACCTATTACTATGCCGTACTGTTGCCCAACGGTGAGATTTTGCGCATGGCACAGGATGCAGAAACGGTCTGGTCTATTTATGATTCGACCCTGCCTGCCATCGTGCTGAGCTGCGTTGCACTCATGCTGGCCGCCGCTGTGCTGGCAGCTCTGCTCACCCGTGCATTGGTCTCCCCTGTGCTGAGCATGACCGAAGATCTGGATCATATTCAGGACAATGTTCCCTATAAGGAGCTTGTCCCCTTTGCCGAAAGCATCCACTCTGACCGCATCCTCCGTGAGAACAATGAAAAGATGCGGCAGGAGTTTACTGCCAATGTCAGCCATGAGCTGAAGACCCCGCTGACCAGTATTTCCGGCTATGCGGAGCTGATCGAGACCGGCATTGCAAAGCCTGAGGATGTGCCGGGCTTTGCCCAGAAGATCCATGTGGAGGCCAGCCGTATGATCCAGCTGGTGAACGATATCCTGCAGCTTTCCAGTCTGGACAACGCCAGCGAAGCCGGTTCTGAGCCGGAGATGGAGACAGTGGATCTGCTTACCGTTGCCAAGGACTGCGTAGAGCGCCAGAAGCTGAATGCCCGCCGGGCATACATCTCGCTGAACTGTCTGGGCGAAAGTGCTCTTGTGCACGGCAACCGTGCCCTGCTGGACGAGCTATGCCAGAACCTGTGCGATAATGCGATCCGTTATAATCGTCCCGGCGGTAAGGTACAGATCACCACAGCCTGCAGCCGCGACGGACACTGCACCCTGACTGTGGCCGATAACGGCATCGGCATCCCGAAAGAAGCACAGTCCAGCGTGTTTGAGCGCTTCTATCGTGTGGATAAGAGCCGCAGCAAGGCTACCGGCGGTACCGGTCTGGGCCTTGCCATCGTCAAGCATATCGCACGCATCCACAACGCACGCATCAAGCTGGAAAGTCAGGTGGATGTGGGCACTACCATTACTGTCACCTTCCCCACTGCCAACTGA
- a CDS encoding spore germination protein translates to MRQLSQSLAANLAVLDKMFGTSADYYAKEITIYHCRGSILLFDGMASLDSLWELLLDAASRQAPPQQAGQRCTGPQVFELILHGSAFPAESEPVTDLADLIKRMTAGMAVLLLDGCAKGIAFSVQGLKFRSVDEPSGEGNLRGSREGFADLLRVNLSLLRRLIRTEHLVQEVAQADTEMQTEYAICYCKNRADSAMVIRVRKALAAAKPELLLDSSYFVPWLLPGKARLFTPVSYTERPAVAAAKICEGKIVVLVNGSPSAMVLPALFCENFECLDDYASTAVFSSFLRILKYVSFYLTVFLPGVFVCLAVYLPELIPPQLLYKIEAAEKATPLPLFAEMLLVILILEVIREAGLRMPQSLGHSVSLVSALIIGDAAIATGLMSTPVIFVASITAIAVFVTPSLYEPATLLRLGVVLAAGLAGPVGLAGAFFAVLLSLSGTACLQVPYLAAHPFPQRPMAEDGIIRRNYRRLSAHDFNIWQKREGK, encoded by the coding sequence ATGCGGCAGTTATCACAGAGCCTTGCGGCAAATCTTGCGGTGCTGGACAAAATGTTTGGCACCTCTGCGGATTATTATGCCAAGGAGATCACGATTTATCATTGCAGGGGAAGTATCCTGCTGTTTGACGGCATGGCAAGCCTGGATTCTTTGTGGGAGCTTTTACTGGATGCGGCCAGCCGTCAGGCACCGCCGCAGCAGGCAGGCCAGCGTTGCACCGGGCCGCAGGTCTTTGAGCTGATCCTGCACGGCTCAGCCTTTCCGGCAGAAAGTGAGCCGGTAACAGATCTGGCTGATCTGATCAAACGAATGACGGCAGGCATGGCGGTCTTACTGCTGGACGGCTGCGCAAAGGGCATTGCCTTCTCGGTGCAGGGACTGAAGTTCCGCTCGGTAGACGAGCCTTCCGGGGAGGGCAATCTGCGCGGCTCCCGCGAAGGCTTTGCCGACCTGCTGCGGGTCAATCTGAGCCTGCTGCGGCGGCTCATCCGTACCGAACATCTGGTGCAGGAGGTGGCGCAGGCCGATACCGAAATGCAAACGGAATACGCCATCTGCTACTGCAAAAACAGGGCAGACTCCGCCATGGTGATCCGTGTGCGCAAAGCGCTTGCCGCTGCAAAGCCGGAGCTTTTGCTGGATTCCAGTTACTTTGTGCCGTGGCTGCTGCCGGGCAAGGCGCGGCTGTTCACGCCGGTAAGCTACACCGAGCGGCCTGCCGTGGCGGCGGCAAAGATCTGTGAGGGCAAGATCGTGGTGCTGGTCAACGGAAGTCCCTCTGCCATGGTGCTTCCGGCTCTTTTCTGCGAAAATTTTGAGTGCTTGGACGATTATGCATCCACCGCCGTGTTTTCCTCTTTTCTGCGCATCCTCAAATATGTTTCGTTCTACCTCACAGTATTTCTGCCGGGTGTGTTCGTCTGTCTGGCGGTCTACCTGCCGGAGCTGATCCCACCGCAGCTTCTGTACAAGATCGAAGCGGCGGAGAAGGCCACACCGCTGCCGCTGTTTGCGGAAATGCTGCTGGTCATACTCATTTTGGAGGTCATCCGGGAAGCAGGTCTGCGGATGCCGCAGTCGCTGGGACATTCGGTCAGTCTGGTGTCCGCGTTGATCATCGGCGATGCTGCCATTGCCACCGGGCTTATGAGCACGCCGGTGATCTTTGTGGCAAGCATCACGGCCATCGCGGTGTTCGTCACGCCCTCTTTGTACGAGCCTGCTACGCTGCTGCGTCTGGGTGTGGTGCTGGCTGCAGGTCTTGCCGGGCCGGTGGGCCTTGCGGGGGCTTTTTTTGCAGTTCTGCTCAGTCTTTCCGGCACAGCCTGCCTGCAGGTGCCATATCTGGCGGCGCATCCGTTCCCACAGCGGCCCATGGCAGAGGATGGCATCATCCGCCGCAACTACCGCCGTCTTTCAGCGCACGACTTTAATATCTGGCAGAAACGGGAGGGAAAATGA
- a CDS encoding DUF421 domain-containing protein: protein MKLLICRTIIIYLCVLFAMRLMGKRQLGELQPEELVSTILISNLASISIESEEVPITSSLIPLFLIAALELLGSVLSFRSQKFFNFLSGRPKTVILDGQIDQKALRMLRLTTADLMEALRGKNIFDPREVSYAVIETNGTLSAALRPEKEPARLADLQLKVTHTNATIPFVLDGQVLEDNLRWCGKDRTWLERTAQANTLLPEEILLLIGNETEDYFLLKKENRRAGGSH from the coding sequence TTGAAGCTTCTGATCTGCCGCACTATCATCATTTATCTGTGCGTTCTGTTTGCCATGCGGCTGATGGGCAAGCGCCAGCTGGGCGAACTGCAGCCCGAAGAACTGGTGTCCACCATTCTCATTTCCAATCTGGCATCCATCTCCATTGAATCGGAAGAGGTGCCCATCACATCCAGCCTGATCCCGCTGTTTCTCATTGCAGCGCTGGAACTGCTGGGCTCCGTGCTGAGCTTCCGCAGCCAGAAATTCTTCAACTTTCTTTCCGGCAGACCAAAGACGGTGATCTTGGACGGGCAGATCGATCAGAAAGCCTTGCGGATGCTGCGGCTGACCACAGCTGACCTGATGGAAGCGCTGCGCGGTAAAAATATTTTTGACCCACGGGAGGTCTCCTACGCGGTGATCGAGACGAACGGCACCCTTTCGGCAGCACTGCGGCCAGAAAAAGAGCCAGCCCGTCTTGCTGACCTGCAGCTGAAGGTGACCCATACCAACGCCACCATTCCCTTTGTGCTGGACGGACAGGTGCTGGAAGACAACCTGCGCTGGTGCGGCAAGGACCGCACGTGGCTGGAACGCACGGCGCAGGCCAACACCCTGCTGCCGGAAGAAATTTTGCTGCTGATCGGCAACGAGACCGAGGATTATTTTTTGCTAAAAAAAGAGAACCGCCGTGCCGGCGGCTCCCATTGA
- a CDS encoding DUF4363 family protein — protein sequence MKRIYACIAIVAVLLSVAFYSSWKVQSFADVISADLDTAAEAIRNADYPAARQALADGADRCDQMRTKMNHLLRTADFTELEAALRAADGHLEMGAPEEAFGELRRAQVQVETLEWLSHRLV from the coding sequence ATGAAGCGGATCTATGCATGTATCGCCATTGTGGCCGTACTGTTGAGCGTGGCCTTTTACAGCAGCTGGAAGGTGCAGAGCTTTGCGGATGTGATCTCGGCAGACCTTGACACCGCCGCCGAAGCCATCCGCAATGCCGACTACCCTGCCGCCCGGCAGGCGCTTGCTGATGGTGCCGACCGGTGCGACCAAATGCGCACCAAAATGAACCACCTGCTGCGCACCGCAGATTTTACCGAGCTGGAAGCTGCACTGCGGGCGGCGGACGGACACCTGGAAATGGGTGCCCCAGAGGAAGCCTTTGGTGAGCTGCGCCGCGCACAGGTACAGGTGGAAACACTGGAATGGCTCTCGCACCGGCTGGTATAA
- the nrdR gene encoding transcriptional regulator NrdR yields MKCPYCGAEESKVIDSRPTEDSERIRRRRECLSCHMRFTTYEVVETVPLVVIKKDSSREPFDRQKLLNAMVRACAKRPVSYESLERAVSSIEQTLLSSYDREIPSVRIGELTMQELKKIDEVAYVRFASVYRQFADVESFFNELKKLMGDRKEPQK; encoded by the coding sequence ATGAAGTGTCCCTATTGCGGAGCCGAGGAATCCAAAGTGATCGATTCCCGCCCCACCGAAGACAGTGAGCGCATCCGCCGCCGCCGCGAATGCCTGAGCTGCCATATGCGCTTTACGACCTATGAGGTCGTGGAGACTGTTCCGCTTGTGGTCATCAAAAAGGACAGCTCCCGTGAGCCGTTCGACCGGCAGAAGCTGCTCAACGCCATGGTGCGTGCCTGCGCCAAGCGGCCGGTCAGCTACGAATCGCTGGAGCGTGCGGTAAGCAGCATTGAGCAGACGCTGCTCAGCTCCTACGACCGTGAGATCCCCAGCGTGCGCATCGGTGAGCTGACCATGCAGGAACTGAAGAAGATCGACGAAGTGGCATATGTTCGCTTTGCCTCCGTCTACCGCCAGTTCGCTGATGTGGAGAGTTTTTTCAATGAGCTGAAAAAGCTGATGGGCGACCGCAAGGAACCACAGAAATAA